Proteins encoded within one genomic window of Amycolatopsis sp. 2-15:
- a CDS encoding carbon-nitrogen hydrolase family protein — protein MIVAVHQGPYAELPAALAAAAERGAELVVTAEMITTGYAIGAAAVAERAEPAGGPLARELAALARRHGVALVYGYPERAGDTVYNSVQLLSAQGERLANYRKTHFYGEIDHSQFSPGADLVVQADLGGLRVGLLICYDVEFPEPVRAHALAGTQLLLVPTALMRPYERVADALVPIRAHESQLYVVYANRCDTEGELTYCGHSTIASPDETVAKAGDGPELIVADLDPAVLTRPANTYLADRRPELYRSLTEEGPQA, from the coding sequence ATGATCGTCGCCGTCCACCAGGGGCCCTATGCGGAACTGCCCGCCGCGCTCGCTGCCGCCGCCGAGCGCGGCGCAGAGCTCGTGGTCACCGCGGAAATGATCACCACGGGCTACGCGATCGGCGCCGCCGCGGTCGCCGAGCGCGCCGAGCCGGCCGGCGGACCGCTGGCGCGGGAGCTGGCCGCGCTCGCGCGGCGACACGGTGTGGCCCTGGTCTACGGCTACCCCGAGCGCGCGGGCGACACGGTGTACAACTCCGTGCAGCTGCTGTCCGCGCAAGGGGAACGGCTCGCGAACTACCGCAAGACGCACTTCTACGGCGAGATCGACCACAGCCAGTTCTCCCCCGGCGCGGACCTGGTGGTGCAGGCGGACCTCGGCGGGCTGCGCGTGGGCCTGCTCATCTGCTACGACGTGGAGTTTCCCGAACCGGTGCGCGCCCACGCCCTCGCCGGCACCCAGTTGCTGCTCGTACCGACCGCGTTGATGCGGCCGTACGAGCGGGTCGCGGACGCACTCGTGCCCATCCGGGCGCACGAAAGCCAGCTGTATGTCGTGTACGCGAACCGCTGCGACACCGAGGGCGAGCTGACCTACTGCGGTCACTCGACCATCGCCTCGCCCGACGAGACGGTGGCCAAGGCCGGCGACGGGCCCGAACTGATCGTCGCGGACCTCGACCCCGCCGTGCTCACCCGGCCGGCGAACACCTACCTGGCCGACCGCCGGCCCGAGCTGTACCGATCCCTGACCGAAGAAGGACCCCAGGCATGA
- a CDS encoding amino acid permease, with the protein MTSTPTRVRLGTALGRRKPVADLVAEAGHGPLKRSLGLGQLTMLSIGATLGSGIFVVLGEAVPVAGPAVVLSFVLAGVTALFSALSYAELAGMIPLSGSSYSYAYATLGELVAWVCGWCLILEYGVSVASVAVGWGQYVNELLQLAFGVALPESISGPPGDGGLVNVPAIVVVLLAMVLLLSGAKESARANAIMVVVKIATLVLFCAIAFTAVQAKNFTPFLPLGLAGMSAGGAKLFFSYIGFDAASTAGEEARNPQRDLPRAILLSLGIVTVLYCLVAVAAVGALPWQQFDDQQAALSHVLTSVLDSPFWAGVLAVGALVAISSVVLTVLYGQTRIMFAMSRDGLVPKTLSTVHPRTGVPRTNTLVVSAFVAVLAAFVPLGKLADATSIGTLFAFGLVNIAVLVLRKRRPDDARTFRVPFSPVTPILGVLCCAYMMFSLDGATWVVFGGWMLLGLVLYFGYGIRRSRLAAAK; encoded by the coding sequence GTGACGTCCACCCCGACCCGCGTGCGGCTCGGCACGGCCCTCGGGCGCCGCAAACCGGTCGCGGACCTGGTGGCCGAGGCCGGCCACGGCCCGTTGAAACGCTCGCTCGGCCTGGGCCAGCTCACGATGCTGTCCATCGGCGCGACGCTGGGCAGCGGCATCTTCGTGGTGCTCGGCGAGGCTGTGCCGGTGGCCGGACCCGCCGTCGTCCTCTCGTTCGTGCTCGCCGGGGTCACGGCGCTGTTCTCCGCGCTGTCCTACGCCGAGCTCGCGGGCATGATCCCGCTGTCGGGCTCGTCGTACTCCTACGCGTACGCCACGCTCGGCGAGCTGGTGGCGTGGGTCTGCGGCTGGTGCCTGATCCTGGAGTACGGCGTGTCCGTGGCGTCGGTGGCGGTCGGCTGGGGCCAGTACGTGAACGAGCTGCTGCAGCTGGCGTTCGGGGTCGCGCTGCCGGAGTCGATCAGCGGCCCGCCCGGCGACGGCGGGCTGGTGAACGTGCCCGCGATCGTGGTGGTGCTGCTGGCGATGGTGCTCCTGCTTTCGGGCGCGAAGGAGAGCGCGCGGGCCAACGCGATCATGGTCGTGGTGAAGATCGCGACGCTGGTCCTGTTCTGCGCCATCGCGTTCACCGCCGTGCAAGCCAAGAACTTCACGCCGTTCCTGCCGCTGGGCCTCGCCGGCATGAGCGCGGGCGGCGCGAAGTTGTTCTTCTCCTACATCGGGTTCGACGCCGCGTCGACCGCCGGCGAGGAGGCCCGCAACCCGCAGCGCGACCTGCCGCGCGCGATCCTGCTCTCGCTCGGCATTGTGACGGTGCTCTACTGCCTGGTGGCCGTCGCGGCTGTCGGCGCGCTGCCGTGGCAGCAGTTCGACGACCAGCAGGCGGCCCTGTCGCACGTGCTGACCTCGGTGCTGGACAGCCCGTTCTGGGCCGGCGTGCTCGCCGTCGGCGCCCTCGTGGCGATCTCGAGCGTGGTGCTGACCGTCCTCTACGGACAGACGCGGATCATGTTCGCCATGTCGCGCGACGGGCTCGTGCCGAAGACACTGTCCACAGTGCACCCGCGGACCGGCGTGCCGCGCACGAACACCCTGGTGGTGTCGGCGTTCGTCGCGGTGCTCGCCGCGTTCGTGCCACTGGGCAAACTCGCCGACGCGACCAGCATCGGCACGCTCTTCGCGTTCGGCCTGGTCAACATCGCCGTGCTCGTGCTGCGCAAGCGCCGACCGGACGACGCGCGCACGTTCCGCGTCCCGTTCTCCCCCGTCACGCCGATCCTGGGCGTGCTCTGCTGCGCGTACATGATGTTCAGCCTCGACGGGGCCACATGGGTCGTGTTCGGCGGCTGGATGCTGCTCGGGCTGGTGCTGTACTTCGGTTACGGCATCCGGCGTTCGCGGCTGGCGGCGGCGAAATGA
- a CDS encoding sensor histidine kinase — protein sequence MRRRIVTLTVLAAVVATVLFGLPLAVAALWYFRENTGSELERAADGTALEVSDALAAGRVPRQPVQDSATVGIYDPQGRLVSGTGPETADAVVRQVSGADVDVASGPVDGEDVLAVPVMDGARLAGVVRAAMPHTVLLRRVGLTWLGMIGFGVAAVAASWLIARRIAARLSSPLEELSSAATRLGDGDFTARSPRAGIAEIDRVGAALDVTAERIGETLDRERAFSAEASHQLRTPLAGLRLQLEAALETPGLDPYEAIRAGIDSADRLERTIDDLLALSRERRAPRAELDLGAVLAELRDAGAPLLSGRGLRVEVQDPPTVRASAAAVRQVLAVLLDNATTHGCGPVTVVARDAGGALAIDVADDGPDLGDTDAFALARTAPPGHGIGLRLARSLAEAEGGRLRLSSPHPPTFTLLLPASDDPAEPATPAEPTEPARQAEPSPAVAE from the coding sequence GTGCGCCGCCGGATCGTCACACTCACGGTGCTCGCCGCCGTGGTGGCCACCGTGCTGTTCGGGCTGCCGCTGGCCGTCGCGGCGCTGTGGTACTTCCGGGAGAACACCGGCTCCGAGCTCGAACGCGCCGCCGACGGCACGGCACTGGAGGTCTCCGACGCGCTCGCCGCAGGGCGCGTGCCCCGCCAGCCGGTGCAGGACAGTGCGACCGTCGGGATCTACGACCCGCAGGGGCGGCTGGTCTCCGGCACGGGCCCGGAGACCGCCGACGCGGTGGTGAGGCAGGTGTCCGGGGCGGACGTCGACGTGGCGTCCGGACCGGTCGACGGCGAGGACGTGCTGGCGGTGCCGGTGATGGACGGCGCGCGGCTCGCGGGTGTGGTCCGCGCGGCGATGCCGCACACCGTGCTCCTGCGCCGCGTCGGCCTGACCTGGCTCGGGATGATCGGGTTCGGGGTCGCCGCCGTCGCCGCGAGCTGGCTCATCGCTCGGCGCATCGCGGCCCGGCTGTCGAGCCCGCTGGAGGAACTGTCGTCGGCCGCGACCCGGCTCGGCGACGGTGACTTCACAGCTCGCAGCCCGCGCGCGGGCATCGCCGAGATCGACCGGGTCGGCGCGGCGCTGGACGTGACCGCGGAGCGGATCGGCGAGACGCTCGATCGCGAGCGCGCGTTCTCGGCCGAGGCGTCGCACCAGCTGCGCACGCCGCTGGCCGGCTTGCGGCTGCAGCTGGAGGCCGCGCTGGAGACGCCCGGGCTCGACCCGTACGAGGCGATCCGCGCCGGCATCGACTCGGCCGACCGGCTCGAGCGCACCATCGACGACCTGCTCGCGTTGTCCCGCGAACGCCGCGCACCGCGCGCGGAGCTCGACCTCGGCGCCGTGCTGGCCGAGCTGCGCGACGCCGGCGCTCCGTTGCTCAGCGGCCGCGGGCTTCGCGTCGAAGTCCAGGACCCGCCCACCGTCCGGGCTTCGGCGGCGGCCGTGCGGCAGGTGCTCGCCGTGCTGCTGGACAACGCGACGACGCACGGCTGTGGACCGGTCACCGTCGTCGCGCGCGACGCGGGCGGCGCGCTCGCCATCGACGTGGCCGACGACGGCCCGGACCTCGGCGACACCGACGCGTTCGCCCTGGCCCGCACCGCGCCGCCCGGGCACGGCATCGGGTTGCGGCTGGCCCGCAGCCTGGCCGAGGCCGAGGGCGGGCGGCTGCGGCTGTCGAGCCCACACCCGCCGACATTCACTCTGCTGCTGCCCGCGAGCGACGACCCCGCGGAGCCCGCCACCCCGGCCGAACCGACTGAACCGGCCCGGCAGGCTGAACCTTCGCCCGCCGTCGCGGAGTGA
- a CDS encoding response regulator transcription factor, with amino-acid sequence MAKVLVVEDDVTIGGVLESSLTRHGHEVRWCRDGRSALNEAGAELVLLDLGLPDLDGVDVCRRLRTSMPGAVVVILTARADEMDVVVGLDAGADDYLTKPIRLGELLARVRAHLRRGAPANLAVPVVTVGSLVVDPASRRAVIGGQEVDLRAREFDLLARLAEQPGVAVSRERLMADVWDANARGSTKTLDVHIAALRRKLAEAAPEPADVPRIATLRGHGYRLEEA; translated from the coding sequence GTGGCCAAGGTGCTGGTGGTTGAGGACGACGTGACGATCGGCGGCGTCCTGGAGTCGTCGCTCACGCGCCACGGTCACGAGGTGCGCTGGTGCCGCGACGGCCGCAGCGCCCTGAACGAGGCCGGGGCCGAGCTCGTGCTGCTCGACCTGGGCCTGCCCGACCTCGACGGCGTGGACGTGTGCCGCCGCCTGCGCACGAGCATGCCGGGCGCGGTCGTCGTGATCCTCACCGCGCGGGCCGACGAGATGGACGTGGTCGTGGGCCTCGACGCGGGCGCCGACGACTACCTCACCAAACCCATCCGCCTCGGCGAGCTGCTCGCCCGCGTGCGCGCCCACCTGCGCCGCGGCGCGCCGGCGAACCTCGCGGTGCCGGTCGTCACCGTCGGCTCGCTCGTGGTCGACCCGGCGAGCCGCCGTGCGGTCATCGGCGGGCAGGAGGTGGACCTGCGGGCGCGGGAGTTCGACCTGCTGGCCCGCCTCGCCGAGCAACCGGGCGTGGCGGTGAGCCGGGAGCGGCTCATGGCCGACGTCTGGGACGCGAACGCGCGCGGCTCCACCAAAACGCTCGACGTCCACATCGCGGCCTTGCGGCGCAAGCTCGCCGAAGCCGCGCCCGAGCCGGCGGACGTGCCCCGGATCGCCACGCTGCGCGGGCACGGCTACCGCCTGGAAGAGGCCTGA